One window from the genome of Sphaerotilus microaerophilus encodes:
- a CDS encoding TIGR03752 family integrating conjugative element protein codes for MRSNGLLKWLMIPVALLVLFVAIRLFSGGGSSAPPAADAGAKLTPEEMKALGIEGDTPRDTVATLVAQVKQLRTELQTALSDNKSQREENQRLRQRENSIDQRINSALETERSNLRRDQQQAASERQQTEGLLADLQRRLEGIGGRGGGHADLPVGLGLRNGDEAGMEGGVRWVEPDDAKPADGRNGSRGTGGGMSFPTSFGPAQSTLETTAQTVANAGARAAGVKSAKPVYTVPTNSTLMGSVAMTALIGRVPIDGTVNDPYPFKVLVGPDNLTANGIDIPDVAGAVFSGTASGDWTLSCVRGQVRSITFVFHDGTIRTIPEDRDGNQQNNQQQNSQSGGLGWISDPYGIPCVSGERRSNAQQYLGSQALITAAGAGVASLIDSDSGQMSYVGADGSIGSVGISGNEAVGRILAGGVRDMADWVNKLYGQAFAAVYVQPGAKVAVHLEKPLAIDFDPEGRKVDHRAGESHALELE; via the coding sequence ATGCGCAGTAACGGACTCCTGAAGTGGTTAATGATCCCCGTGGCCCTGCTGGTGCTGTTCGTCGCCATCCGGCTGTTTTCGGGTGGAGGCTCGTCGGCGCCGCCCGCTGCGGATGCCGGCGCCAAGCTCACGCCGGAGGAGATGAAGGCGCTGGGCATCGAGGGCGATACCCCCCGCGATACCGTGGCGACGCTCGTGGCGCAAGTGAAGCAGTTGCGCACCGAACTGCAGACGGCGCTGTCCGACAACAAGTCCCAGCGCGAAGAGAACCAGCGCCTGCGCCAACGCGAGAACTCGATCGACCAGCGCATCAATTCGGCGCTGGAGACCGAGCGCTCCAACCTGCGCCGCGACCAGCAGCAGGCAGCCAGCGAACGCCAGCAGACCGAGGGACTGCTCGCCGACCTGCAGCGGCGCCTGGAAGGCATCGGCGGGCGCGGCGGCGGCCACGCCGATCTACCCGTGGGCCTGGGGCTGCGTAACGGCGACGAGGCAGGCATGGAAGGCGGCGTGCGCTGGGTCGAGCCGGACGACGCGAAGCCCGCTGATGGGCGTAACGGCAGTCGCGGCACGGGTGGCGGCATGAGCTTTCCGACGAGCTTCGGCCCCGCGCAGAGCACGCTGGAAACCACGGCACAAACCGTGGCGAACGCGGGCGCCCGCGCCGCAGGCGTCAAGAGCGCCAAGCCGGTCTATACGGTGCCGACCAACTCGACGCTGATGGGATCGGTGGCAATGACGGCGCTGATCGGCCGCGTGCCGATCGACGGTACGGTCAACGATCCGTATCCGTTCAAAGTCCTGGTCGGTCCCGACAATCTCACGGCAAACGGTATCGACATTCCCGACGTGGCGGGCGCCGTGTTTTCCGGCACGGCCTCGGGCGACTGGACGCTCTCTTGCGTGCGCGGCCAGGTGCGCAGCATCACCTTTGTGTTCCATGACGGGACCATTCGGACGATTCCCGAAGACCGCGACGGCAACCAGCAGAACAACCAGCAGCAGAACTCTCAAAGTGGGGGCCTGGGCTGGATCAGCGACCCGTATGGCATTCCTTGCGTCAGCGGAGAGCGGCGCAGCAACGCCCAGCAGTACCTCGGCTCACAGGCGCTGATCACCGCGGCGGGTGCCGGCGTCGCCTCGCTCATCGACAGCGACAGCGGTCAGATGTCCTACGTGGGCGCCGATGGCTCCATCGGAAGCGTCGGCATCTCGGGCAACGAAGCCGTGGGCCGCATCCTGGCCGGCGGCGTTCGGGACATGGCCGATTGGGTGAACAAGTTGTACGGCCAGGCCTTCGCCGCCGTCTATGTCCAACCCGGCGCAAAGGTCGCCGTCCACCTCGAAAAGCCGCTCGCCATCGATTTCGATCCCGAAGGTCGCAAGGTCGATCACCGTGCAGGAGAAAGCCATGCTCTCGAACTTGAATAA
- a CDS encoding conjugative transfer ATPase, translated as MRWKLPWHKSAAPKLAASGAGDDERPEGWQRHVEALRQAGIPEPGTAVHGRRPATVADEQALYDVAPSFAEFLPWVEFLPDSKSMLLEDGQSVAAFYELVPLGTEGREPGWLAHARDALENALQDSFDELDENPWVLQLYAQDEPSFDQYMQTLRDYVQPRARNTAFTEFYLRFFGHHLRAVAKPGGLFEDTVVTRLRWRGQTRRVRMVVYRRATGQASRRGQTPEQMLNIVCDRLCGGLANAGIQARRMVAADVHDWLLRWFNPRPTLLGPGVEDRERFYALARYPDETEDGEIELASGRDFSQRLFFSQPRSDAEHGTWHFDGMPHRVLITDRLRMPPGTGHLTGETRKGDAINTLFDQMPEDTLLCLTMVATPQDVLESDLNHLAKKAVGETLASEQTLKDVHEARSLIGSAHKLYRGTLAFYLRGRDEAELDRRGLDLANVMLNAGLQPVREDDEVAPLNSYLRWLPCCYNPGKDRRRWYTQLMFAQHAANLSPVWGRAQGTGHPGITMFNRGGGPITFDPLNRLDRQMNAHLFLFGPTGSGKSATLNNLLNQVTAIYRPRLFIVEAGNSFGLFSDFARRLGLTVNRVKLAPGSGISLAPFADARRLIETPSDVQTLDADALDEDLPPDASAMEADEQRDVLGELEITARLMITGGEDKEEARMTRADRSLIRQCILDAAEHCVAEKRTVLTRDVRNALRTRGQDPTLPEMRRVRLLEMADAMDMFCQGTDGEMFDRDGTPWPEADITLVDLATYAREGYNAQLSIAYISLISTVNNIAERDQYLGRPIINVTDEGHIITKNPLLAPYVVKITKMWRKLGAWFWLATQNIDDLPRAAEPMLNMIEWWICLSMPPDEVEKIARFRELSPAQKALMLSARKEAGKFTEGVILSKSMEVLFRAVPPSLYLALAQTEPEEKAERYQLMQQHGVSELDAAFKVAEKIDRARGIESPALARP; from the coding sequence ATGCGCTGGAAACTCCCCTGGCACAAGTCGGCCGCGCCGAAGCTGGCCGCATCCGGCGCAGGCGATGACGAGCGGCCGGAGGGCTGGCAACGCCACGTCGAGGCCTTGCGCCAGGCCGGCATCCCAGAACCCGGCACGGCGGTCCATGGCCGCAGGCCGGCGACCGTGGCCGACGAGCAGGCGCTGTACGACGTCGCGCCGTCGTTCGCGGAATTCCTGCCCTGGGTGGAGTTCCTGCCCGATTCGAAGTCCATGCTGCTGGAAGACGGGCAATCGGTCGCGGCATTCTACGAGCTGGTGCCGCTGGGCACCGAGGGCCGGGAACCCGGCTGGCTCGCGCATGCCCGCGACGCCTTGGAGAACGCGCTCCAGGACTCGTTCGATGAACTGGACGAGAACCCCTGGGTACTCCAGCTCTACGCCCAGGACGAACCCAGCTTCGACCAGTACATGCAGACCCTGCGCGACTACGTGCAGCCGCGCGCCCGCAATACGGCTTTCACCGAGTTCTACCTTCGCTTCTTCGGACACCACCTGCGCGCGGTAGCGAAGCCGGGCGGGCTGTTCGAGGACACGGTGGTCACGCGGCTGCGTTGGCGCGGCCAGACGCGGCGCGTGCGCATGGTCGTCTATCGCCGGGCCACCGGGCAGGCGAGCCGCCGCGGCCAGACGCCCGAGCAGATGCTGAACATCGTCTGTGATCGCCTGTGTGGCGGGCTGGCGAACGCCGGCATCCAGGCCCGGCGCATGGTCGCGGCCGACGTCCATGACTGGCTACTGCGGTGGTTTAACCCGCGTCCCACGCTGCTCGGCCCTGGGGTCGAGGATCGCGAACGCTTCTATGCGCTGGCACGCTACCCCGACGAGACAGAAGACGGTGAGATCGAGCTGGCGAGCGGACGGGATTTCAGCCAGCGGCTTTTCTTCAGCCAGCCACGTTCGGACGCGGAGCACGGCACCTGGCACTTCGACGGCATGCCGCACCGTGTGCTGATCACCGACCGGCTGCGCATGCCGCCCGGCACGGGACATCTAACCGGCGAGACCCGCAAGGGCGATGCGATCAACACGCTGTTCGACCAGATGCCGGAAGACACCTTGCTTTGTCTCACGATGGTTGCCACGCCCCAGGATGTCCTGGAATCGGATCTGAACCACCTGGCGAAGAAGGCCGTGGGCGAGACGCTGGCGTCGGAGCAGACGCTCAAGGACGTGCATGAAGCCCGCTCGCTGATCGGCAGCGCGCACAAGCTCTACCGGGGCACGCTGGCGTTCTACCTGCGCGGGCGCGACGAGGCGGAACTGGATCGGCGCGGCCTGGACCTGGCGAACGTGATGCTCAACGCTGGTTTGCAGCCGGTGCGAGAGGATGATGAGGTGGCGCCGCTCAACAGCTACCTGCGCTGGCTGCCGTGCTGCTACAACCCCGGCAAGGATCGGCGCCGGTGGTACACGCAACTGATGTTCGCCCAGCACGCGGCAAACCTGTCGCCGGTGTGGGGCCGTGCCCAGGGTACGGGGCATCCAGGCATCACGATGTTCAACCGCGGCGGCGGGCCGATCACCTTCGATCCGCTCAATCGCCTGGACCGGCAGATGAACGCCCACCTGTTCCTGTTCGGCCCGACGGGTTCCGGCAAATCGGCCACGCTCAACAATCTGCTGAACCAGGTCACGGCCATTTATCGGCCGCGCCTCTTCATCGTGGAAGCCGGCAATAGCTTCGGCTTGTTCAGCGACTTCGCCAGGCGCCTGGGCCTGACCGTGAATCGGGTCAAGCTGGCCCCCGGATCGGGCATCAGCCTAGCGCCGTTCGCCGACGCGCGCCGGCTGATCGAAACGCCCAGCGATGTGCAAACGCTCGATGCCGATGCGCTGGACGAAGACCTGCCACCCGATGCCTCAGCCATGGAGGCGGACGAACAGCGCGACGTGCTGGGCGAACTGGAGATCACGGCGCGGCTGATGATCACTGGCGGCGAGGACAAGGAGGAAGCCAGGATGACGCGCGCCGACCGCTCGCTGATCCGCCAGTGCATCCTCGACGCCGCCGAGCACTGCGTGGCCGAGAAGCGCACGGTGCTCACGCGCGACGTGCGCAATGCGCTGCGCACCCGCGGCCAGGACCCGACGTTGCCCGAGATGCGGCGCGTGCGGCTGCTGGAGATGGCGGACGCGATGGACATGTTCTGCCAAGGCACGGACGGCGAGATGTTCGACCGCGACGGCACGCCGTGGCCCGAGGCCGACATCACGCTGGTGGATCTCGCGACCTATGCCCGTGAGGGCTACAACGCGCAGCTCTCGATCGCGTACATCAGCCTCATCAGCACGGTGAACAACATCGCGGAGCGTGACCAGTATCTCGGCCGCCCGATCATCAACGTGACCGACGAAGGCCACATCATCACGAAGAACCCGCTGCTCGCGCCGTATGTCGTGAAAATTACAAAAATGTGGCGCAAGTTGGGCGCCTGGTTCTGGCTGGCGACGCAAAACATCGACGATCTGCCGCGCGCCGCAGAGCCCATGCTCAACATGATCGAGTGGTGGATCTGCCTGTCGATGCCGCCGGACGAGGTGGAGAAGATCGCACGATTCCGCGAACTCTCGCCGGCGCAGAAGGCGCTGATGCTTTCGGCACGCAAGGAAGCGGGCAAGTTCACCGAGGGCGTCATCCTCTCCAAGAGCATGGAGGTGCTCTTCCGCGCCGTGCCGCCGAGCCTGTATCTCGCGCTCGCGCAGACCGAACCCGAAGAGAAGGCCGAGCGCTACCAGCTCATGCAGCAGCACGGCGTCAGCGAGTTGGATGCCGCCTTCAAGGTGGCCGAGAAGATCGACCGGGCACGCGGCATCGAGTCGCCGGCCCTGGCACGGCCCTGA
- a CDS encoding PFL_4703 family integrating conjugative element protein, translated as MSRFKNEITHLQAHIKTLRLGAGALVIVALVMGGGWWSAPRDLTIHVPPDLRSGSTRKWWEVPPESVYAFTFYVFQTLNRWPTNGEEDYARNLHTLSPYLTPSCQAFLRADYDYRRSTGELRQRVRGIYEIPGRGYGDDPTARVRVVSDRDWVVTLDITADEYYGAEQVKRALVRYPVKVTRVDIDPARNPFGLALDCYEGAPQRISTPEPSRPAPGGLSPQAPQGETP; from the coding sequence ATGAGCCGCTTCAAGAACGAGATCACCCATCTGCAGGCGCACATCAAGACGCTTCGCCTGGGTGCTGGCGCGCTGGTCATCGTCGCCCTGGTCATGGGCGGCGGCTGGTGGAGCGCTCCGCGCGACCTGACCATCCACGTCCCGCCTGATCTGCGCTCCGGCAGTACCCGCAAGTGGTGGGAAGTGCCGCCCGAATCGGTCTATGCGTTCACGTTCTACGTGTTTCAGACCCTCAACCGCTGGCCGACGAATGGCGAAGAGGACTATGCGCGTAATCTCCACACGCTCTCGCCGTACCTCACCCCATCCTGCCAGGCCTTCCTGCGGGCGGACTACGACTATCGCCGCTCCACGGGCGAGCTGCGTCAGCGCGTGCGCGGCATCTACGAAATCCCCGGTCGCGGCTACGGTGACGACCCCACGGCGCGCGTGCGCGTGGTGTCCGACCGCGACTGGGTGGTGACGCTGGACATCACCGCAGACGAGTACTACGGGGCGGAACAAGTCAAGCGGGCTTTGGTGCGCTACCCCGTGAAAGTCACGCGAGTGGACATCGATCCCGCTCGCAATCCGTTTGGCCTGGCGCTCGACTGCTACGAGGGTGCGCCCCAGCGCATCAGCACACCGGAGCCGTCGCGCCCGGCACCTGGCGGCCTGTCTCCGCAAGCGCCTCAAGGAGAAACCCCATGA
- a CDS encoding TIGR03751 family conjugal transfer lipoprotein has protein sequence MLSNLNKGLALALAVAVLGGCATSKEKLLPHGDSTMMDIWQQNAGDGGGGAGQVARRQLLDARQSLRRPLTEMDVQAAPAEQMRYTRTARNEVYRQFQRLPNPDLVMYVYPHLAGTDPVPVPGYTTVFPLYQRVQYAMPGERVEDY, from the coding sequence ATGCTCTCGAACTTGAATAAGGGCCTGGCGCTGGCCCTTGCCGTCGCGGTGCTCGGCGGCTGCGCCACCAGCAAGGAAAAGCTGCTGCCCCACGGCGACAGCACGATGATGGACATCTGGCAGCAGAACGCCGGTGACGGCGGCGGTGGCGCCGGCCAGGTGGCACGCAGGCAATTGCTCGACGCGCGCCAGAGCCTGCGCCGGCCGCTGACCGAGATGGATGTACAGGCCGCGCCCGCCGAGCAGATGCGCTACACGCGCACAGCGCGCAACGAGGTCTATCGCCAGTTCCAGCGCCTGCCGAATCCCGACCTGGTGATGTACGTGTACCCGCACCTGGCAGGCACGGACCCGGTGCCCGTGCCGGGCTATACGACGGTTTTTCCCTTGTACCAGCGCGTGCAGTACGCCATGCCGGGCGAGCGCGTGGAGGACTACTGA
- a CDS encoding DsbA family protein — translation MEQKRSSIPMQVQAFRRRRWRARWPWALGAVLVALLLIWLVSRSPGESTPQTSAPVSETQVAGPPWQMGNPAGRFTLTLYADLECPFCRSYFPVLKRWVAGNADVALQWHHLPLAAHEPAASAEARLVECAGEAGGHPAFWQAVEWVYVHTHSDGQGLPEDLRHPALTPAIEQCIASERPDAAIRTQTAEATNSGVTATPSLRLHDRETGKAILLQGPIEGDALLSAMDMLAAGDPAATPTSEMPADVVGDMPR, via the coding sequence ATGGAACAGAAACGCTCATCCATTCCGATGCAGGTCCAGGCGTTCCGCCGTCGGCGCTGGCGGGCCCGCTGGCCATGGGCGTTAGGCGCAGTGCTGGTTGCGCTGCTGCTGATCTGGCTCGTGTCCCGTTCGCCAGGCGAGTCCACGCCCCAAACCTCGGCGCCTGTCAGCGAGACGCAGGTGGCCGGGCCTCCTTGGCAGATGGGCAACCCGGCAGGTCGTTTCACGCTGACGCTCTACGCGGACCTCGAATGCCCGTTCTGCCGGTCCTATTTCCCTGTCCTCAAGCGTTGGGTAGCCGGCAATGCGGACGTGGCCTTGCAATGGCACCACCTGCCGTTGGCCGCGCATGAGCCGGCCGCGTCCGCCGAAGCGCGCTTGGTGGAATGCGCGGGCGAAGCCGGCGGCCATCCCGCCTTCTGGCAGGCTGTCGAGTGGGTCTATGTCCACACACACAGCGACGGCCAGGGCTTGCCCGAAGACCTGCGCCACCCCGCCCTGACGCCAGCCATCGAACAGTGCATTGCGAGCGAGCGGCCCGACGCGGCGATTCGTACCCAAACTGCGGAAGCCACGAACAGCGGCGTGACCGCCACGCCGTCGCTGCGGCTGCACGATCGCGAAACCGGCAAGGCGATCCTGCTGCAGGGCCCGATCGAGGGCGATGCCTTGCTGTCGGCCATGGACATGCTCGCGGCCGGCGATCCCGCCGCCACACCCACATCGGAAATGCCTGCCGACGTCGTCGGCGACATGCCCAGGTAG
- a CDS encoding TIGR03749 family integrating conjugative element protein, which yields MKHLVLALLGLLAVASAPFAQAVEILRWERMPLAVPLRVGQERVVFINRNVRVGVPAGVGERLRVQSAGGAVYLRASEPIEPTRLQLQDADTGALILLDIAAEPAKVGEAELEPVRIVEGDSAPTRYGDQADGADDAPARAQDQAGARAARRETPVPVVLTRFAAQNLYAPLRTVEPLPGVMRVNLRRDLDLGTLAPTLPVRAVALASWRLEDQWVTAVRLTNSSGGWITLDPRVLQGDFLTATFQHEALGPRGTPEDTTVLYLVTRGHGLAQSLLPAINRFDPAVHLPQPEAEATDDKEARHAQ from the coding sequence ATGAAACACCTTGTACTCGCACTGCTGGGGCTGCTGGCCGTCGCCTCGGCTCCTTTTGCCCAGGCCGTGGAGATCCTTCGCTGGGAACGCATGCCCCTGGCCGTGCCCCTGCGTGTCGGGCAGGAGCGCGTCGTGTTTATCAACCGGAACGTCCGCGTGGGCGTGCCCGCGGGCGTCGGCGAGCGCTTGCGGGTGCAGAGTGCGGGCGGCGCGGTGTACCTGCGCGCGAGCGAGCCGATCGAGCCCACACGGCTGCAATTGCAGGATGCCGACACGGGCGCGCTGATTCTGCTCGATATCGCGGCCGAGCCGGCCAAGGTCGGCGAAGCCGAGTTGGAGCCGGTGCGCATCGTCGAGGGCGACAGCGCCCCGACGCGCTATGGCGATCAAGCCGACGGAGCAGACGACGCCCCGGCGCGCGCCCAGGACCAGGCAGGCGCGCGGGCAGCGCGGCGTGAAACCCCGGTTCCGGTCGTGCTGACGCGCTTCGCCGCGCAGAACCTCTACGCACCGCTGCGCACCGTGGAGCCGCTGCCGGGCGTCATGCGGGTGAACCTGCGCCGCGATCTCGACCTCGGCACGCTGGCGCCGACGCTGCCGGTGCGCGCAGTTGCGCTCGCCTCGTGGCGTCTGGAAGACCAGTGGGTCACAGCCGTGCGCCTCACCAATAGCAGCGGCGGCTGGATCACCCTCGACCCGCGCGTGTTGCAGGGCGATTTCCTCACCGCCACCTTCCAGCACGAAGCACTCGGCCCGCGCGGGACGCCAGAGGACACGACCGTCCTGTACTTGGTGACGCGGGGGCACGGCCTCGCGCAATCGCTGCTGCCGGCGATCAACCGCTTCGACCCAGCCGTGCATCTGCCGCAGCCCGAAGCCGAGGCCACCGACGACAAGGAGGCCCGCCATGCGCAGTAA